A genomic window from Methylorubrum extorquens includes:
- a CDS encoding response regulator, whose translation MPEVREVPREAPLRILVVEDEVLIALELECLLEDLGHVSVGVAGCSADAIALGRTAQPDVALVDIHLIDGPTGVEVARQLSQDPRVTVVFMTANAKRIPPDFAGALGVIAKPYSERAVAGALDYVAQRRAGHPPSAETLDGFHLAPEPGGGDRTGGQP comes from the coding sequence ATGCCCGAGGTGAGGGAGGTGCCGAGAGAGGCGCCCTTGCGCATCCTCGTCGTCGAGGACGAGGTGCTGATCGCCCTCGAACTGGAATGCCTGCTGGAAGACCTCGGCCATGTCAGCGTCGGCGTGGCGGGCTGCTCGGCGGACGCCATCGCCCTCGGCCGCACCGCCCAGCCCGACGTGGCGCTCGTGGACATCCACCTCATCGACGGGCCGACCGGGGTGGAGGTGGCGCGCCAGCTGAGCCAAGACCCGCGGGTCACCGTGGTGTTCATGACCGCCAACGCCAAGCGGATCCCGCCGGATTTCGCGGGCGCGCTCGGGGTCATCGCCAAGCCTTACTCCGAGCGTGCCGTGGCCGGCGCCCTCGACTACGTCGCCCAGCGCCGTGCCGGCCACCCGCCCTCCGCCGAGACCCTCGACGGCTTCCACCTCGCTCCGGAACCGGGCGGCGGGGATCGGACCGGCGGGCAGCCCTGA
- a CDS encoding NAD(+) synthase yields the protein MTTPSQDTLSPKSFRSLYRHGFARVAACTGRSHPGDPAANTADILGLARQAHGAGAALAVFPELCVSSYAIEDLLLQATLLDAVEAGVARLVEESAGLTPLLVVGAPLRWRNRLYNCAVAIRGGWLLGVVPKSYLPNYREFYEKRHFASGAGILGETIRLGGLEAPFGTDLIFSADDLPGFRLAIEICEDLWVPQAPGMDAALAGATVIANPSGSPITVGRADSRALLTRAASMRGLCAYVYAAAGTGESTTDLSWDGQTSIDENGVRLAEGQRFPQAPVVTLADIDLDLIAAERLQAGSLDDNARHQSPRPWRTIPFRLDPPQGDLGLERRVERFPFVPADPARLAQDCYEAYNIQVAGLAQRLAATGTRRAVIGVSGGLDSTHALIVVAKAFDKLDLPRKNILAYTLPGFATSDETKTNAHALMRALGTTSEEIDIRPAARQMLTDMGHPFGRGEAVYDVTFENVQAGLRTDYLFRLANQHGGIVIGTGDLSELALGWSTYGVGDQMSHYGVNAGVPKTLIQHLIRWVIASGQFGEAENRTLRAVLDTEISPELVPASEGEGPQSTEAKIGPYALQDFNLWFTLRHGFRPSKIAFLALHAWGDAAAGDWPPDFPEAKRVAYDLPEIRRWLGVFLDRFFRFSQFKRSALPNGPKVSAGGSLSPRGDWRAPSDASARAWLDELERNVPKA from the coding sequence GTGACGACTCCGAGCCAAGATACCTTGAGTCCGAAAAGCTTCCGCTCCCTCTACCGGCACGGCTTTGCCCGCGTCGCCGCCTGCACCGGCCGCAGCCATCCGGGCGACCCGGCGGCCAATACCGCCGACATCCTGGGCCTCGCGCGGCAGGCACACGGGGCTGGGGCGGCGCTCGCGGTCTTCCCCGAACTCTGCGTGTCCTCCTACGCCATCGAGGATCTGCTGCTGCAGGCCACCCTGCTCGACGCGGTCGAGGCGGGCGTGGCGCGGCTGGTCGAGGAGAGCGCCGGGCTCACGCCGCTGCTCGTCGTCGGCGCGCCCCTGCGCTGGCGCAACCGGCTCTATAACTGCGCCGTGGCGATCCGGGGCGGGTGGCTGCTCGGCGTCGTGCCGAAGAGCTACCTGCCGAACTACCGGGAGTTCTACGAGAAGCGCCACTTCGCCTCCGGCGCCGGCATCCTGGGCGAGACGATCCGCCTCGGCGGGCTGGAGGCGCCGTTCGGCACCGACCTGATCTTTTCCGCCGACGACCTGCCGGGCTTCCGCCTCGCCATCGAGATCTGCGAAGACCTCTGGGTGCCGCAGGCGCCGGGCATGGATGCGGCGCTGGCCGGCGCCACCGTGATCGCCAACCCCTCGGGCAGCCCGATCACCGTGGGCCGGGCCGATTCCCGCGCGCTCCTCACCCGCGCCGCCTCGATGCGGGGCCTGTGCGCCTACGTCTACGCCGCGGCTGGCACCGGCGAGTCCACCACCGACCTGTCCTGGGACGGGCAGACCAGCATCGACGAGAACGGCGTGCGGCTGGCCGAAGGGCAGCGCTTCCCGCAAGCGCCGGTCGTGACGTTGGCCGATATCGACCTCGACCTGATCGCCGCGGAGCGGCTCCAGGCCGGGAGCCTCGACGACAACGCCCGCCACCAGAGCCCGCGCCCCTGGCGCACGATCCCCTTCCGGCTCGACCCGCCGCAGGGCGATCTCGGGCTGGAGCGCCGGGTCGAGCGTTTCCCCTTCGTGCCGGCCGACCCTGCCCGCCTCGCGCAGGATTGCTACGAGGCCTACAACATCCAGGTCGCCGGCCTCGCCCAGCGGCTCGCGGCGACGGGCACCAGGCGCGCGGTGATCGGGGTTTCCGGCGGCCTCGACTCGACCCACGCGCTGATCGTCGTCGCCAAAGCCTTCGATAAACTCGACCTCCCGCGGAAAAATATCCTGGCCTACACCCTGCCGGGCTTTGCCACCTCCGACGAGACCAAGACCAACGCCCACGCCTTGATGCGGGCGCTCGGCACCACCTCGGAGGAGATCGACATCCGCCCGGCCGCCCGGCAGATGCTGACCGATATGGGCCATCCGTTCGGGCGCGGGGAGGCGGTCTACGACGTCACCTTCGAGAACGTGCAGGCGGGCCTGCGCACCGATTACCTGTTCCGGCTGGCCAACCAGCACGGCGGCATCGTCATCGGCACCGGCGATCTCTCCGAGCTGGCGCTCGGCTGGAGCACCTACGGCGTCGGCGACCAGATGAGCCATTACGGCGTCAACGCGGGCGTGCCCAAGACCCTGATCCAGCACTTGATCCGCTGGGTGATCGCGTCCGGGCAGTTCGGCGAGGCGGAGAACCGCACGCTTCGGGCGGTGCTCGACACCGAGATTTCGCCCGAACTGGTGCCGGCCTCGGAAGGCGAGGGGCCACAGAGCACGGAGGCCAAGATCGGCCCCTACGCCCTGCAGGATTTCAATCTGTGGTTCACCCTGCGCCACGGCTTCCGCCCGTCGAAGATCGCCTTCCTCGCGCTCCACGCCTGGGGCGACGCGGCGGCCGGCGACTGGCCGCCGGATTTCCCGGAGGCCAAGCGCGTCGCCTACGACCTGCCGGAGATCCGGCGCTGGCTCGGCGTCTTCCTCGACCGCTTCTTCCGCTTCAGCCAGTTCAAGCGCTCGGCGCTGCCCAACGGCCCGAAGGTCTCGGCCGGCGGCTCTCTCTCACCCCGCGGCGACTGGCGCGCCCCGTCGGATGCCAGCGCCCGGGCGTGGCTCGACGAGCTGGAGCGGAACGTGCCGAAGGCGTGA
- a CDS encoding DNA translocase FtsK — MSLRSNLARRIAGAPPAPPRALPHALPHPALPQPGTDGFDAGNVPSWLVPPGTMLGRAPAAQEDWGSQPWSPEPEEGLFEMPAPALPYGAQPEMPFESRIDPRASGPGVLVRTPRRPAAIAPEAGVIPAAHALPASQDGSYSVPQAALPEAVRFTRTPDTVLMERRRQALEAEREAQLRAQALLDAQAAAEAAALEAQRAREAAEREAAERAAQRVAENDEAARLRAEQAASEVPSWRRPFVPPPGVSFFRTPDRRQKPVVQVPQAEGGPQAEDGPQVEVVSQGAFAPQPALAIEEIRFDAMRFEAVAAEPLPAAPLPAPAEASEAAALFAGLYAPFIPPVPAEPSDWSDVPDWSALHGWFGPSESVVEVVEPVAPAARRAVLNAMAARAAIRPARSAFAEAAPQPAFDAAPQAVAPAPAPVAAVVPAPVAVQPFTAYPAPAPFQPAPQAPSPAALVAAPLTIPARPVLLRTRPGAEVEPTEEPVIETVQEVIAEALRETAQDVICETADAFEADAAEPVAAIEPEPENRPRAILPERPMLIPAGRHLEASFVGNADYELPDLELLAEPPLNDGEEVDADELEQNALNLQQTVQDFGVRGDILAVRPGPVVTLYELEPAPGTKSSRVIGLSDDIARSMSAVSARVAVVPGRNVIGIELPNPVRETVYLRELLASVDFVETKHKLALCLGKNIGGEPIIADLARMPHLLVAGTTGSGKSVAINTMILSLLYRLKPEECRLIMVDPKMLELSVYDGIPHLLSPVVIDPKKAVIALKWAVREMEERYKKMSKISVRNIDGYNARMKEARERGETITRTIQTGFDRTNGEAVFEEQEMDLSALPYIVIVVDEMADLMMVAGKDIEGAIQRLAQMARAAGIHLIMATQRPSVDVITGTIKANFPTRISFQVTSKIDSRTILGEMGAEQLLGQGDMLFMAGGGRTTRVHGPFCSDSEVETVVAHLKRQGRPSYLEAVTADDGSSEQPEKPAKGGRAAAKAEKDDFAEAEEADAPVFDIGAFAATAGAEGGELYEQAIAVVLRDKKASTSYIQRRLQIGYNRAASIMERMEIEGIVGPANHAGKREILVEGLSGAPAGGYDDD, encoded by the coding sequence ATGAGCCTGCGCTCCAACCTCGCCCGGCGCATCGCGGGCGCGCCCCCGGCCCCGCCGCGGGCGCTTCCCCACGCGTTGCCGCATCCGGCGCTGCCGCAGCCGGGCACGGACGGGTTCGACGCGGGCAACGTGCCGAGTTGGCTGGTGCCGCCGGGGACGATGCTCGGCCGCGCGCCGGCCGCGCAGGAGGATTGGGGTTCGCAGCCGTGGTCGCCCGAACCGGAGGAGGGGCTGTTCGAGATGCCCGCGCCTGCCCTGCCCTATGGCGCTCAGCCGGAGATGCCGTTCGAGAGCCGCATCGATCCCCGCGCCTCCGGTCCCGGCGTTCTGGTGCGCACGCCGCGCCGACCGGCGGCGATCGCGCCCGAGGCCGGCGTGATCCCGGCGGCCCACGCCCTGCCCGCTTCGCAGGATGGGTCCTACAGCGTGCCGCAGGCTGCGCTGCCCGAGGCGGTGCGCTTCACCCGCACCCCCGACACCGTTCTGATGGAGCGCCGCCGCCAGGCTCTGGAGGCCGAGCGCGAGGCGCAGCTCCGGGCCCAGGCCCTGCTCGATGCCCAGGCCGCCGCCGAGGCCGCGGCGCTGGAGGCGCAGCGGGCCCGCGAGGCAGCGGAGCGCGAAGCCGCCGAGCGCGCGGCGCAACGCGTCGCCGAGAACGACGAGGCCGCCCGGCTGCGCGCCGAGCAGGCCGCCTCCGAGGTGCCGAGCTGGCGCCGCCCATTCGTGCCGCCGCCCGGCGTGAGCTTCTTCCGCACCCCCGACCGCCGGCAGAAGCCCGTCGTCCAAGTGCCGCAGGCTGAAGGTGGGCCGCAGGCTGAAGACGGGCCGCAGGTCGAAGTCGTCTCGCAGGGCGCGTTCGCCCCGCAGCCCGCGCTGGCGATCGAGGAGATCCGGTTCGACGCGATGCGCTTCGAGGCTGTCGCCGCCGAGCCCCTGCCGGCCGCGCCGCTCCCCGCCCCGGCGGAAGCGTCCGAGGCCGCGGCCCTCTTTGCCGGATTGTACGCGCCCTTCATCCCGCCGGTCCCGGCCGAGCCGTCCGACTGGTCCGACGTGCCGGACTGGTCGGCCCTGCACGGCTGGTTCGGCCCGTCCGAGTCGGTGGTCGAGGTCGTCGAGCCGGTCGCCCCCGCCGCGCGCCGCGCGGTGCTGAACGCCATGGCCGCCCGCGCCGCGATCCGCCCGGCCCGTTCGGCTTTCGCCGAGGCCGCGCCGCAGCCCGCATTCGACGCCGCCCCGCAAGCCGTGGCGCCTGCCCCGGCCCCGGTCGCTGCCGTGGTGCCGGCACCCGTCGCCGTGCAGCCTTTCACGGCCTATCCGGCTCCCGCCCCGTTCCAGCCCGCACCGCAGGCCCCCTCCCCTGCCGCCCTGGTGGCAGCGCCGCTGACGATCCCGGCCCGCCCGGTCCTGCTGCGCACGCGGCCCGGCGCCGAGGTCGAGCCGACCGAGGAGCCGGTCATCGAGACGGTGCAGGAGGTGATCGCCGAGGCGCTTCGGGAGACCGCCCAGGACGTCATCTGTGAGACCGCCGACGCGTTCGAGGCGGACGCCGCCGAGCCGGTGGCCGCCATCGAGCCCGAACCCGAGAACCGTCCGCGGGCGATCCTGCCCGAGCGTCCGATGCTGATCCCCGCCGGGCGCCACCTGGAGGCGTCGTTCGTCGGCAATGCCGACTACGAACTGCCCGATCTGGAACTGCTCGCCGAGCCGCCGCTGAACGACGGCGAGGAGGTCGATGCGGACGAGTTGGAGCAGAACGCGCTCAACCTCCAGCAGACCGTGCAGGATTTCGGCGTGCGCGGCGACATTTTGGCCGTGCGCCCCGGACCCGTGGTGACGTTGTACGAGCTGGAGCCGGCGCCCGGCACCAAGTCGAGCCGCGTCATCGGCCTGTCGGACGACATCGCCCGCTCGATGTCCGCCGTCTCGGCCCGCGTTGCCGTCGTCCCCGGCCGCAACGTGATCGGCATCGAGCTGCCGAACCCGGTGCGCGAGACCGTGTACCTGCGCGAATTGCTGGCCTCGGTCGATTTCGTCGAGACCAAGCACAAGCTCGCCCTGTGCCTGGGCAAAAACATCGGCGGCGAGCCGATCATCGCCGACCTCGCCCGCATGCCGCACCTGCTGGTGGCCGGCACCACCGGCTCGGGCAAGTCGGTGGCCATCAACACCATGATCCTGTCGCTGCTCTACCGGCTCAAGCCGGAGGAGTGCCGCCTCATCATGGTCGATCCCAAGATGCTGGAACTGTCGGTCTATGACGGCATCCCGCACCTGCTCTCCCCCGTCGTCATCGACCCGAAGAAGGCGGTCATCGCCCTCAAATGGGCCGTGCGCGAGATGGAGGAGCGCTACAAGAAGATGTCGAAGATCAGCGTGCGCAACATCGACGGGTACAATGCCCGGATGAAGGAGGCGCGCGAGCGGGGCGAGACCATCACCCGCACGATCCAGACCGGCTTCGACCGCACCAACGGCGAGGCGGTGTTCGAAGAGCAGGAGATGGACCTCTCGGCCCTGCCCTACATCGTGATCGTGGTCGACGAGATGGCCGACCTGATGATGGTGGCGGGCAAGGACATCGAGGGCGCGATCCAGCGGCTGGCGCAGATGGCGCGCGCGGCGGGCATCCACCTCATCATGGCGACGCAGCGCCCCTCGGTCGATGTCATCACCGGCACGATCAAGGCGAACTTCCCGACCCGGATCTCCTTCCAGGTGACGAGCAAGATCGACAGCCGCACGATCCTGGGCGAGATGGGCGCGGAGCAGTTGCTGGGCCAGGGCGACATGCTGTTCATGGCCGGGGGCGGGCGCACGACCCGCGTGCACGGGCCGTTCTGTTCGGACTCCGAGGTCGAGACGGTCGTCGCCCATCTCAAGCGCCAGGGCCGGCCCTCCTACCTCGAGGCCGTCACCGCGGACGACGGCTCCTCCGAGCAGCCGGAGAAGCCGGCCAAGGGCGGGCGGGCCGCGGCCAAGGCCGAGAAGGACGACTTCGCGGAAGCTGAGGAAGCCGACGCGCCGGTCTTCGACATCGGCGCCTTCGCGGCCACCGCGGGCGCCGAGGGCGGCGAACTCTACGAGCAGGCCATCGCCGTGGTGCTGCGCGACAAGAAGGCGTCGACCTCCTACATCCAGCGCCGCCTGCAGATCGGCTATAACCGCGCCGCCTCGATCATGGAGCGGATGGAGATCGAGGGGATCGTCGGCCCGGCCAACCATGCGGGCAAGCGCGAGATCCTGGTCGAGGGTCTCTCCGGCGCCCCGGCCGGCGGCTACGACGACGACTGA
- a CDS encoding LolA family protein produces MTGRRLSLAAGPLLVAALALQPQPVEAQVSSFLDGLFGRKEEPAAPPARAPEPEAAPAPAPAKKAAAKPGKGTDKAAEKAADKPAEKTGSLKAAAKPGAPAAATPAASPGTRVAAVGAPTLGASLQDADPATVVAAANSYFNGFQTLTGGFIQIGADGRRIGGKLTLAKPGRLRFEYDQPSPLEVVADGTSVAVRDRKLGTQDLYFISQTPLKFLLRDKIDLARDLTVSDVTNDPGGVRIALEDRSTLGGTSKIQLFFDAEMKTLSQWRITDPQGYLTTVQLSNLQKGKAVDGSLFFINYGRSEDKAMQQQIEGRNP; encoded by the coding sequence ATGACTGGCCGACGCCTCTCCCTCGCTGCCGGTCCGCTGCTCGTCGCCGCGCTGGCGCTCCAGCCGCAGCCCGTGGAGGCTCAAGTCTCCTCCTTCCTCGACGGCCTGTTCGGCCGCAAGGAGGAGCCGGCGGCTCCTCCGGCCCGGGCCCCCGAGCCGGAGGCCGCCCCGGCGCCAGCCCCGGCCAAGAAGGCGGCGGCTAAGCCAGGCAAAGGAACGGACAAGGCGGCCGAGAAGGCGGCGGACAAACCCGCCGAGAAGACCGGCAGCCTCAAGGCCGCGGCCAAGCCCGGCGCGCCCGCTGCGGCGACGCCGGCCGCGAGCCCCGGCACGCGGGTCGCGGCGGTGGGCGCGCCGACCCTCGGCGCCTCGCTGCAGGACGCCGACCCGGCCACCGTGGTCGCGGCGGCCAACAGCTATTTCAACGGCTTCCAGACCCTGACCGGCGGCTTCATCCAGATCGGCGCCGACGGGCGGCGCATCGGCGGCAAGCTCACCCTGGCCAAGCCGGGGCGCCTGCGCTTCGAGTACGACCAGCCCTCCCCGCTCGAAGTGGTGGCCGACGGCACCTCGGTGGCGGTGCGCGACCGCAAGCTCGGCACCCAGGATCTCTACTTCATCTCGCAGACGCCGCTGAAATTCCTGCTGCGGGACAAGATCGACCTCGCCCGCGACCTGACGGTGAGCGACGTCACCAACGATCCGGGCGGGGTGCGCATCGCGCTGGAAGACCGCTCGACGCTGGGCGGCACCTCGAAGATCCAGCTCTTCTTCGACGCCGAGATGAAGACCCTGTCGCAGTGGCGGATCACCGACCCGCAGGGCTACCTCACCACCGTGCAGCTCTCGAACCTGCAGAAGGGCAAGGCGGTCGATGGGTCGCTGTTCTTCATCAATTACGGACGGTCCGAGGACAAGGCGATGCAGCAGCAGATCGAGGGACGAAACCCCTGA
- a CDS encoding putative bifunctional diguanylate cyclase/phosphodiesterase, producing MSALAAPSLSIALPFEAALAEMAVPLLLLDAGGSVVFANARAAALLACAEPVGLPLPALLAPFGAAEPEAEPILAAVRAARPVRARLTLGGDRRIEAALAPLSAGGFALTFEDVTEQLRGAALARQEPLTGLCNRVGLHDRLDAALAEAARTGASLAVLMLDLDRFKTVNDTLGHPVGDALLRKVAERLRRATRSGDVVARLGGDEFAILQVDPQVGPHVGPHTGVEQPHAAEALARRLVDLVGRTYVVDGHMLNVGVSVGVAIAPADGQNADDLLKHADLALYRAKAEGRGTYRFFEPAMNAQMQARRGLEIDLRRAMALKQFDLAFQPQIQLESGEVTGFEALLRWNHPERGSVSPALFIPLAEEIGIIVGIGEWVLRTACREAARWPQPASIAVNLSPVQFRGGRLVATVVNVLAQTGLDPARLELEITEGALLENTDSVLDVLNGLRALGVKISMDDFGTGYSSLSYLQKFPFDKIKIDQSFVRGMEGNAECGAIVRAIARLGASLGMRTTAEGVETAAQLDAIRAEGCTEVQGYLTGRPMPAAQAAALLSAPSAALPATLPA from the coding sequence ATGTCCGCCCTCGCCGCTCCGTCGCTGTCGATCGCCCTGCCGTTCGAGGCGGCGCTTGCCGAGATGGCCGTTCCCCTGCTCCTGCTCGATGCGGGCGGCAGCGTCGTCTTCGCCAATGCCCGCGCGGCGGCCTTGCTCGCCTGCGCCGAACCGGTCGGCCTTCCCCTCCCCGCCCTGCTGGCACCCTTCGGCGCCGCGGAGCCGGAGGCTGAGCCCATTCTGGCGGCCGTGCGCGCCGCCCGTCCCGTCCGGGCGCGCCTCACCCTCGGCGGCGACCGCCGCATCGAGGCGGCGCTGGCGCCGCTCTCGGCCGGCGGCTTCGCTCTCACCTTCGAGGACGTGACCGAACAACTCCGCGGCGCGGCCCTGGCGCGGCAGGAGCCGCTCACCGGCCTGTGCAACCGCGTCGGCCTGCACGACCGCCTCGACGCGGCGCTGGCCGAGGCGGCTCGGACGGGTGCGTCGCTCGCGGTGCTGATGCTCGACCTCGACCGGTTCAAGACGGTCAACGACACCCTCGGGCATCCGGTCGGCGATGCGCTCCTGCGCAAGGTCGCCGAGCGTCTGCGCCGGGCCACCCGCAGCGGCGATGTGGTCGCGCGGCTCGGCGGCGACGAGTTCGCCATCCTCCAAGTCGATCCCCAAGTTGGTCCCCACGTCGGTCCCCATACCGGCGTCGAGCAGCCCCACGCGGCCGAGGCGCTGGCACGCCGCCTCGTCGATCTCGTCGGGCGCACCTACGTCGTCGATGGCCACATGCTCAATGTCGGCGTCAGCGTCGGCGTCGCCATCGCCCCCGCCGACGGCCAGAACGCCGACGATCTGCTGAAACACGCCGACCTCGCGCTCTACCGGGCCAAGGCCGAGGGCCGGGGCACCTACCGCTTCTTCGAGCCGGCGATGAACGCGCAGATGCAGGCGCGCCGCGGCCTGGAGATCGACCTGCGCCGGGCGATGGCCCTCAAGCAGTTCGACCTCGCCTTCCAGCCGCAGATCCAGCTGGAGAGCGGGGAAGTGACGGGGTTCGAGGCGCTGCTGCGCTGGAACCACCCCGAGCGTGGATCGGTCTCGCCGGCCCTGTTCATCCCGTTGGCCGAGGAGATCGGCATCATCGTCGGCATCGGCGAGTGGGTGTTGCGCACCGCCTGCCGCGAGGCGGCGCGCTGGCCGCAACCCGCCTCGATCGCCGTGAACCTCTCGCCCGTGCAGTTCCGCGGCGGCCGGCTGGTCGCGACGGTGGTGAACGTGCTGGCCCAGACCGGCCTCGACCCGGCCCGGCTGGAACTGGAGATCACCGAAGGCGCGCTCCTCGAAAACACCGACAGCGTGCTCGACGTGCTGAACGGCCTGCGCGCTCTCGGCGTGAAGATCTCGATGGACGATTTCGGCACCGGCTACTCGTCCCTGAGCTACCTGCAGAAATTCCCCTTCGACAAGATCAAGATCGACCAGTCCTTCGTGCGCGGCATGGAGGGCAATGCCGAGTGCGGGGCGATCGTGCGGGCCATCGCCCGGCTCGGCGCCAGCCTCGGCATGCGCACCACCGCCGAAGGGGTCGAGACGGCGGCCCAGCTCGACGCCATCCGCGCCGAGGGCTGCACCGAGGTCCAGGGCTACCTGACCGGGCGCCCGATGCCGGCCGCCCAGGCCGCCGCCCTACTGTCGGCCCCTTCCGCCGCCTTGCCCGCCACCTTGCCCGCCTGA
- a CDS encoding BLUF domain-containing protein, with protein MIPKDLRRLVYYSRNRVAGAPAAMDETIRSILAASRTNNARIDVTGALMFNAGCFAQVLEGPEDAVETTFERIQQDERHGEVSLLAFEAVETRLFTDWSMAYVGASPADAARYGDMAGASGFDLSRMTGDRLCAVLHGLALEEEAAEA; from the coding sequence ATGATCCCAAAAGACCTGCGCCGCCTCGTCTACTACAGCCGCAACCGGGTCGCCGGCGCTCCTGCCGCGATGGACGAGACGATCCGCAGCATCCTCGCCGCGAGCCGCACCAACAACGCCCGCATCGACGTCACCGGGGCGCTGATGTTCAACGCCGGCTGCTTCGCACAGGTGCTGGAGGGCCCGGAAGACGCGGTCGAGACCACCTTCGAGCGCATCCAGCAGGACGAGCGCCACGGCGAGGTCTCGCTGCTCGCCTTCGAGGCGGTGGAGACGCGCCTCTTCACCGATTGGTCGATGGCCTATGTCGGCGCCTCGCCGGCCGACGCGGCCCGCTACGGCGACATGGCGGGCGCGAGCGGCTTTGACCTCTCGCGGATGACGGGCGACCGGCTCTGCGCCGTCCTGCACGGTCTCGCCCTGGAGGAGGAGGCGGCCGAAGCCTGA
- the xth gene encoding exodeoxyribonuclease III, translated as MRLTVTTWNINSVRLRIESVLRFLREAQPDVLCLQETKCPDELFPLKAFKGSGYENIVFAGQKGYNGVAIISRFPLLTRDTMSFCERADARHISAVLGPEAGPAAGIVLHDFYVPAGGDTPHRELNPKFAHKLDFLSELRAWGGRRVPGPAILVGDLNVAPLEHDVWSHKQLLDVVSHTPVETEALETLRGEAGWIDAARLLTPEPEKIYTWWSYRSPNWELANKGRRLDHAWVSPDLAGTVRRVAVFREARGWEKPSDHVPVTLTLEL; from the coding sequence GTGCGCCTCACCGTCACGACCTGGAACATCAACTCGGTGCGGCTGCGCATCGAGTCCGTGCTGCGCTTCCTCCGCGAGGCGCAGCCGGACGTGCTGTGCCTGCAGGAGACCAAGTGCCCCGACGAGCTGTTCCCGCTCAAGGCGTTCAAGGGATCGGGCTACGAGAACATCGTTTTCGCCGGGCAGAAGGGCTATAACGGCGTCGCGATCATCTCGCGGTTTCCGCTGCTGACGCGCGACACCATGAGCTTCTGCGAGCGGGCCGACGCGCGCCACATCTCGGCGGTGCTCGGGCCCGAGGCGGGACCGGCGGCGGGGATCGTGCTGCACGATTTCTACGTGCCGGCCGGCGGCGACACGCCCCACCGCGAGCTCAACCCGAAATTCGCGCACAAGCTCGACTTCCTGTCCGAATTGCGGGCCTGGGGCGGGCGGCGCGTCCCCGGGCCGGCGATCCTCGTGGGCGACCTCAACGTCGCGCCGCTGGAGCACGACGTCTGGTCGCACAAGCAGCTCCTCGACGTGGTGAGCCACACCCCCGTCGAGACCGAGGCGCTGGAGACGCTGCGGGGCGAGGCCGGCTGGATCGACGCGGCGCGGCTCCTCACCCCGGAGCCGGAAAAGATCTACACGTGGTGGAGCTACCGCTCGCCGAACTGGGAACTCGCCAACAAGGGCCGGCGCCTCGACCACGCCTGGGTCTCGCCCGATCTCGCCGGCACCGTGCGCCGGGTCGCGGTGTTCCGCGAGGCCCGCGGCTGGGAGAAGCCGTCCGATCACGTCCCGGTGACGTTGACGTTGGAGCTCTGA